One Bacteroidota bacterium genomic window carries:
- a CDS encoding lipoate--protein ligase encodes MIGILSNSFDPTFNLATEEYLLKNRTDDFFLLWRSEPTVIVGKHQNALAEINYTYLRERGIQLARRLTGGGTVVHDLQNLNFTYICNTQEGKHIDFKRYIEPIIGFLKSLGLDAHIGKTNDIRLGELKISGNAEHVYKNRTLHHGTLLFNSDLNQLRRAIQTSPGRYTDKAVQSNRASVTNIAMHLKNKISVEDFTSSLFKYLSELHQAQTGSLAQDDIRIITKLAQEKYRSPHWIWSYSPKYTFQHSLDLNGTIWNINLLVESGIISASGIENHILDSHWHGILNGCLHRYEELDQKLSEYFELKEVFGSKWNQFVEAFF; translated from the coding sequence ATGATTGGTATTCTGAGCAATTCTTTCGATCCCACTTTCAACCTTGCCACCGAAGAATATTTGTTAAAGAATCGTACCGACGATTTTTTTCTCCTTTGGCGCTCTGAACCTACAGTGATTGTCGGTAAACACCAGAATGCACTTGCCGAGATCAATTATACCTATTTACGCGAAAGAGGTATTCAACTTGCACGACGGCTCACAGGGGGTGGCACTGTGGTGCACGATTTACAAAACCTGAACTTCACTTACATCTGCAATACCCAGGAGGGTAAGCACATCGACTTTAAACGATACATCGAGCCAATTATCGGCTTCCTTAAAAGTCTGGGGCTTGATGCCCACATCGGAAAAACCAACGATATCAGACTGGGCGAATTAAAAATATCGGGCAATGCCGAACATGTGTATAAAAACAGAACCCTGCATCATGGCACATTACTTTTTAATTCCGACCTGAACCAGCTTCGCAGGGCAATTCAAACAAGTCCGGGTCGCTATACCGACAAGGCTGTGCAATCGAACCGGGCCAGCGTAACCAATATCGCAATGCATCTTAAAAACAAAATAAGTGTGGAAGATTTTACCTCTTCACTCTTTAAATACCTTTCCGAATTGCATCAGGCTCAAACTGGCTCCTTAGCCCAGGATGATATTCGAATCATTACAAAACTTGCACAGGAAAAATACCGGAGTCCTCATTGGATTTGGTCCTATTCACCCAAATATACCTTTCAGCATTCTCTTGATTTAAACGGTACAATTTGGAATATAAACCTTTTGGTCGAATCCGGAATTATTTCCGCATCGGGCATAGAAAACCATATTTTAGATAGCCATTGGCATGGAATTCTAAATGGATGTTTGCACCGTTACGAAGAGCTTGATCAGAAATTGTCGGAATATTTTGAACTAAAAGAAGTCTTTGGTTCCAAATGGAATCAATTCGTAGAAGCCTTTTTCTGA
- the lipA gene encoding lipoyl synthase gives MKVGDETIHRLPRWMKVPLPKGQNYSRVKNLVANQKLNTICVSGNCPNKGECWSAGTATFMILGEKCTRNCKFCQVHTQKPDAVDLEEPRRLAETIRSLALKHVVITSVARDELHDGGAAFWAECIRTVKSLNPTTTMEVLIPDFRRGNGANDLIIQERPEVISHNLETVERLTPEVRSMARYEHSLELLRYIAASGLVAKTGIMLGLGETYDEVITTMGDARAAGVHVFTLGQYLRPSPQHYPVKEYVNPEVFLRLKDEGLSMGFSHVESGPQVRSSYHAERHVTI, from the coding sequence ATGAAAGTTGGGGACGAAACCATACACCGCCTGCCACGCTGGATGAAGGTACCATTGCCAAAAGGGCAAAATTATTCAAGGGTAAAAAATCTGGTGGCAAACCAGAAGCTCAATACCATCTGCGTGAGCGGAAACTGCCCAAACAAAGGCGAATGCTGGAGTGCCGGCACAGCCACCTTTATGATATTGGGCGAAAAATGCACCCGCAATTGCAAGTTTTGCCAGGTGCATACTCAAAAACCCGATGCGGTAGACCTTGAAGAACCCAGGCGGTTGGCAGAAACTATCAGGAGTCTGGCACTTAAACATGTAGTGATAACCTCTGTGGCCCGCGATGAGCTGCACGATGGTGGCGCTGCCTTCTGGGCCGAATGCATACGCACTGTGAAATCCCTGAACCCAACTACGACCATGGAGGTGTTAATACCCGACTTCCGCAGAGGAAATGGGGCCAACGACCTGATTATTCAAGAGAGGCCTGAAGTGATTTCGCACAACCTCGAAACAGTGGAACGCTTAACTCCCGAAGTACGCTCCATGGCTCGCTACGAACACAGTCTTGAACTGCTCCGGTATATAGCGGCATCTGGATTGGTAGCGAAAACGGGTATCATGCTCGGACTTGGCGAGACCTATGATGAGGTAATAACCACCATGGGCGATGCACGGGCTGCAGGAGTGCATGTTTTCACACTTGGACAGTACCTCAGACCATCGCCGCAGCATTATCCGGTGAAAGAATATGTGAATCCGGAAGTCTTTCTTAGGTTAAAAGACGAAGGTTTGTCAATGGGCTTTTCGCACGTAGAAAGTGGGCCCCAAGTGCGTTCTTCGTACCATGCCGAGAGACATGTCACTATCTGA
- the lipB gene encoding lipoyl(octanoyl) transferase LipB — protein MNYTAQYLDFGLIEYKEAWNRQEVLNQQIRDHKDAQTNEPGKLIFCEHPHVFTMGKSGQQNNLLINDEFLKRIDASYYQSNRGGDITYHGPGQIVGYPIFDLEALNMGVKEYIHKLEQAIINTLAQYSIVATQLEGATGVWLETATPRVRKICAIGVKISKAVTMHGFALNVNTNLNYFSYINPCGFIDKGVTSMEKEIGKKPDFEEVKQRLKEEIVKVFHLSMQN, from the coding sequence ATGAACTATACCGCACAATACCTCGATTTTGGACTTATCGAATACAAAGAAGCCTGGAACAGGCAGGAGGTGTTGAACCAGCAAATAAGAGACCATAAAGATGCACAGACTAACGAACCGGGAAAACTTATTTTCTGCGAACATCCGCATGTGTTCACCATGGGAAAAAGTGGCCAGCAAAATAACCTGCTCATCAATGACGAATTTCTCAAACGAATCGATGCAAGCTATTACCAGAGTAACCGGGGAGGCGATATTACTTACCATGGTCCCGGCCAGATTGTGGGATACCCCATTTTCGACCTCGAAGCTTTGAATATGGGTGTGAAAGAATACATTCATAAATTGGAACAAGCCATCATCAATACTCTCGCTCAATACTCTATTGTTGCAACCCAGCTCGAAGGTGCTACTGGTGTTTGGTTAGAAACAGCTACCCCCAGGGTAAGAAAAATCTGTGCCATCGGTGTAAAGATTAGCAAAGCCGTTACCATGCATGGTTTTGCCCTTAATGTAAATACCAACCTAAACTATTTCAGCTACATTAACCCTTGTGGCTTTATCGATAAAGGAGTTACTTCCATGGAGAAAGAAATTGGCAAAAAGCCCGATTTCGAAGAAGTAAAGCAAAGGCTAAAAGAAGAAATCGTAAAAGTGTTTCATCTCTCCATGCAGAACTAG
- the recJ gene encoding single-stranded-DNA-specific exonuclease RecJ has protein sequence MEKYWKIKESGNSELIEKLAGELNINPVLANLLVQRNITSFDQAKEFFRPSLDCLHDPFLMKDMELAVARLEEAIEKKQHILVYGDYDVDGTTSVSLVYSFLRKHYNNLDYYIPNRYNEGYGISYAGIDYAAAHNIDLIIALDCGIKAVEKIGYATQKGIDFIVCDHHTPGEILPKAVAVLDPKRSDCPYPFKELSGCGVGFKLMHAFSLKNNIPFENLLEHIDLVAVSIASDIVPIVGENRVLTYFGLKKLEENPGIGLRAIKTKSGIPDKAITIEDVVFKIGPRINAAGRMESGKQAVDLLISANEKEAIVLCDKLDAHNDERRNIDKIITEEAMLEIVQQSHKYKYSTLLYNPGWHKGVVGIVASRLIETYYRPTIVLTQSNGFATGSARSVNGFDLYEAINDCADLLESFGGHMYAAGLTMKPENVQKFKDRFEKVVNERITPDQLIPQVEIDAELNFADIDDKFFRILKQFAPFGPGNMNPVFFAENVVDNGDGRPVGPGSDHLKLNLLQESNPFRPLPAIAFGQGKKFAKMKNGKAFDIAYTLTENNFRGITNLQLNVKDIKID, from the coding sequence ATGGAAAAATACTGGAAAATAAAAGAGAGCGGAAACTCAGAGCTGATTGAAAAACTTGCTGGTGAACTCAACATTAATCCTGTTCTTGCTAATCTGCTCGTACAACGCAATATTACGTCCTTCGATCAGGCCAAAGAGTTCTTCAGGCCTAGTCTCGATTGTCTGCACGATCCGTTTTTAATGAAAGACATGGAGCTGGCAGTGGCCAGATTAGAGGAAGCCATCGAAAAAAAACAGCATATTCTGGTTTATGGCGATTACGATGTAGACGGCACTACCTCTGTATCTTTGGTCTATTCCTTCCTTCGTAAGCATTACAACAACCTCGACTATTACATACCAAACCGTTACAACGAAGGTTATGGAATATCCTATGCCGGTATCGATTATGCAGCAGCGCACAACATAGATCTGATCATTGCCCTCGATTGTGGAATCAAAGCTGTAGAAAAGATTGGCTATGCCACCCAAAAAGGAATTGATTTTATTGTCTGCGATCACCATACCCCAGGTGAGATATTGCCAAAAGCGGTGGCGGTGCTCGACCCAAAACGAAGCGATTGTCCTTATCCCTTTAAGGAACTTTCGGGTTGCGGGGTAGGTTTTAAATTAATGCATGCCTTTTCTCTAAAAAACAACATTCCCTTCGAGAACTTACTGGAACATATCGACCTGGTAGCAGTAAGTATTGCTTCCGACATTGTTCCCATTGTTGGGGAGAACCGTGTACTTACTTATTTCGGGTTGAAAAAACTCGAAGAAAACCCCGGTATCGGCTTACGAGCTATCAAAACTAAGTCAGGTATTCCTGATAAAGCAATTACCATTGAAGATGTGGTGTTCAAAATTGGTCCCCGCATCAATGCTGCCGGACGCATGGAGTCTGGCAAACAGGCTGTAGATTTACTCATTTCGGCCAATGAGAAAGAAGCCATTGTGCTTTGCGATAAGCTGGATGCCCACAACGACGAACGCAGGAATATCGATAAGATAATTACCGAAGAGGCCATGCTTGAGATTGTCCAGCAAAGCCATAAATACAAATACAGCACCTTATTATATAACCCCGGATGGCACAAAGGAGTGGTAGGTATTGTAGCTTCGCGCCTGATCGAAACCTATTACCGGCCTACCATAGTACTCACCCAATCCAACGGCTTTGCTACCGGTTCGGCACGAAGTGTGAACGGCTTTGACCTTTACGAGGCCATCAACGACTGTGCAGACTTGCTGGAAAGCTTCGGAGGGCATATGTATGCTGCAGGCCTTACGATGAAACCTGAAAATGTTCAGAAATTCAAAGACCGGTTCGAAAAAGTGGTAAATGAACGCATTACCCCCGACCAGTTGATACCCCAGGTTGAGATAGATGCCGAGCTTAATTTTGCCGATATCGACGATAAATTCTTTCGTATCCTGAAACAGTTCGCCCCCTTTGGTCCGGGAAATATGAACCCTGTTTTCTTTGCCGAAAATGTAGTGGACAATGGCGATGGCCGACCTGTTGGGCCAGGAAGCGACCACCTGAAACTGAACCTTCTGCAAGAATCGAATCCTTTCCGACCCCTGCCTGCCATTGCCTTTGGGCAGGGTAAAAAGTTTGCTAAAATGAAAAATGGTAAGGCCTTCGACATTGCTTACACGCTTACGGAAAATAATTTCCGCGGAATCACCAACCTTCAGTTGAATGTAAAAGACATTAAGATTGACTAA
- a CDS encoding MFS transporter, translating into MKNSPILKLTLLLSAMMTMMAGAVVAPSLPQINQVFAHTPHAALLTRLVITLPALFIAVFSPFIGRLIDRRGRKLWLLASLVIYAISGTSAFFMHSLFHILIGRAVLGIAVAGIMTISTTLVGDYFIGSERSRFMGFQGAFISLGGVFFISLAGILADVSWKTPFLIYLFAVPVLVMASLYLYEPTRHQPEAADKSSRTSTPVTSVNSWLLGVIYLSLFLSIVCFYMVPVQLPFMLHKIEGVSNSMIGYAISVSTLFSAMVSINYHFIRRFLSFPLVLLFAFTLMGLGYYSIAQSTSYFHYLFSLAINGLGVGLLLPTSSLWILEIAPIAMRGRLVSGVSTSMFLGMFFSPILVQPLVNNPSLGFNGAFIAASILLCSMALLIYFGRKVLQHHTLKASTQQQLLEVKQ; encoded by the coding sequence ATGAAAAATAGCCCCATACTAAAGCTCACACTCTTGCTTTCGGCCATGATGACCATGATGGCCGGTGCCGTAGTAGCTCCCTCATTGCCCCAAATTAACCAGGTGTTTGCACATACGCCGCATGCAGCTCTGCTCACGAGACTTGTAATCACACTTCCTGCTTTGTTTATAGCTGTTTTTTCACCCTTTATTGGCCGATTGATCGATCGAAGGGGACGAAAACTTTGGTTGTTGGCTTCCCTTGTTATCTATGCCATTAGCGGCACATCGGCCTTTTTTATGCATAGCCTCTTTCATATCCTAATCGGAAGGGCAGTTTTGGGCATTGCCGTAGCAGGCATTATGACCATCAGCACAACACTGGTCGGAGATTATTTTATTGGTTCGGAACGTAGCCGGTTTATGGGTTTTCAGGGTGCCTTTATTAGTCTGGGAGGTGTGTTCTTTATTAGTCTTGCCGGAATTTTGGCAGATGTTAGCTGGAAAACACCCTTTTTGATTTACCTGTTTGCTGTGCCGGTTTTAGTAATGGCATCCCTGTATCTTTACGAGCCAACCCGGCACCAGCCAGAAGCTGCAGATAAATCGTCCAGAACCAGCACACCAGTTACTTCGGTAAATTCATGGCTTTTAGGGGTTATCTACCTCTCGCTTTTTCTTTCCATTGTTTGCTTCTACATGGTACCGGTTCAATTGCCTTTTATGCTCCACAAAATTGAGGGTGTCAGTAATTCCATGATTGGTTATGCAATAAGTGTATCCACCCTGTTCTCTGCAATGGTATCCATCAACTACCATTTTATCAGGCGTTTTCTTTCATTCCCATTAGTTCTGCTTTTTGCCTTTACCCTAATGGGTTTGGGATACTATTCCATAGCACAGAGTACAAGTTATTTTCACTATTTATTTTCTCTTGCCATTAATGGACTTGGGGTAGGTTTGCTTTTACCTACAAGCAGTTTATGGATTTTAGAGATTGCCCCCATTGCAATGCGGGGCCGATTGGTAAGCGGAGTATCAACCAGTATGTTTTTAGGAATGTTCTTTTCGCCCATACTAGTGCAGCCACTTGTTAACAATCCTTCGCTCGGGTTTAATGGTGCTTTTATCGCTGCTTCGATCTTGCTGTGCAGTATGGCTCTTCTGATTTATTTCGGACGAAAGGTGCTTCAGCACCACACACTTAAAGCATCCACACAACAACAGTTGCTGGAAGTTAAACAATAG
- a CDS encoding glycoside hydrolase family 5 protein, whose amino-acid sequence MRPNFILALLACITFTVQAQTDTLFYGINLAGAEFSSNQPGVYGKDYIYPSEKQLDYYQSKGFRLIRLPFKWERIQPELYGQLDPTELNRMEEFIREADKRNMLVIPDMHNYGRRKINGTSFLIGSSSLPVAAYTDVWKKLATVFSSYQNIWAYGIMNEPYEMLKEHPWSAIAQKTIDAIRTVDKTTVILIPGDNFSSARWWKEHSNNLKYLKDPSNKIVFEAHIYFDKDYSGKYHGSYTEEGAYATIGIDRVKPFVEWLEANNLKGFIGEYGVPHDDVRWLVVLENFLQYLQQHCIPATYWAGGPWWGDYNLSLEPVNGVEKHPMMVVEKYLFVPPSCK is encoded by the coding sequence ATGAGACCTAATTTCATCCTTGCTTTGTTAGCCTGCATCACATTCACTGTGCAGGCGCAAACCGACACGCTTTTTTATGGCATTAACCTGGCCGGTGCAGAGTTTAGTTCAAATCAACCAGGTGTTTACGGGAAAGATTATATCTACCCCTCGGAAAAACAGCTCGATTATTACCAGTCGAAGGGTTTCAGGCTCATACGGCTGCCATTTAAATGGGAGCGTATTCAACCCGAATTGTATGGCCAACTCGACCCTACTGAGTTAAATCGCATGGAAGAATTTATACGGGAGGCAGACAAGCGCAACATGTTGGTGATACCCGACATGCACAATTATGGTCGCAGAAAAATTAATGGCACCAGCTTTCTTATTGGTTCTTCTTCTTTACCAGTTGCCGCTTATACCGATGTGTGGAAGAAACTTGCCACTGTTTTTTCTTCGTATCAAAACATTTGGGCTTATGGAATAATGAACGAGCCCTACGAAATGCTGAAAGAACACCCCTGGTCAGCTATTGCACAAAAGACCATCGATGCCATTCGAACAGTAGATAAAACAACGGTGATACTCATACCCGGCGATAATTTCAGTTCTGCCCGCTGGTGGAAGGAACACAGCAATAACTTAAAGTACCTCAAAGACCCCTCGAATAAAATAGTGTTCGAAGCCCATATTTATTTCGACAAAGACTATTCGGGTAAATACCATGGCAGTTATACCGAAGAAGGTGCTTATGCCACCATTGGCATTGACCGTGTAAAACCCTTTGTCGAATGGCTCGAGGCCAATAATCTGAAGGGATTTATTGGTGAGTATGGAGTACCCCATGATGATGTACGCTGGCTGGTTGTTCTCGAAAATTTTCTTCAATACCTTCAGCAGCATTGCATTCCTGCCACTTATTGGGCAGGAGGACCCTGGTGGGGCGACTACAATTTGTCGCTTGAACCAGTAAATGGAGTGGAAAAGCACCCCATGATGGTAGTGGAAAAATACCTTTTTGTGCCGCCTTCCTGCAAGTAA
- a CDS encoding 1-acyl-sn-glycerol-3-phosphate acyltransferase, translating to MKSKNRPVPNTQNISRFWSMRFLWFFPRTSDGQMGDFKQTFAILACELKVPVIPVAISGSYDALPAGKSFPRLFRKVKVSFLPTVNPENLSYKEVMEKVQALVFGQLNSAKA from the coding sequence ATGAAAAGTAAAAATAGGCCTGTGCCCAATACGCAAAACATCTCAAGGTTTTGGTCAATGCGGTTTTTATGGTTTTTTCCCCGCACCAGCGATGGTCAGATGGGAGATTTTAAACAGACATTTGCAATACTGGCCTGCGAACTGAAGGTGCCGGTAATTCCGGTAGCCATTAGCGGGTCCTACGACGCACTGCCTGCCGGCAAAAGCTTTCCGCGCTTGTTTCGAAAAGTAAAAGTAAGTTTCTTGCCAACGGTGAACCCTGAGAACCTAAGCTACAAAGAAGTGATGGAAAAAGTGCAGGCACTGGTATTTGGTCAGTTGAACAGTGCGAAGGCATAG
- a CDS encoding DUF86 domain-containing protein: MKREIKKYLFDINTSIDSIFEYLGSERNFIEYQKNKLLRRGIEREIEIIGEATNRILKIDPEFNFTNARQIVDTRNWVIHGYDKVDDVVIWGIVSNHLLNLKKEIEEYLNEK, translated from the coding sequence ATGAAGCGTGAGATTAAAAAGTATCTTTTCGACATAAACACTTCAATTGATTCAATTTTTGAATACTTAGGTAGTGAAAGGAATTTTATTGAATACCAAAAGAATAAGCTTTTACGAAGAGGAATTGAACGAGAAATAGAAATAATTGGAGAGGCAACCAATCGTATTCTAAAGATTGACCCGGAATTCAATTTTACCAATGCGAGACAGATTGTAGATACGAGGAATTGGGTGATTCATGGTTATGACAAAGTAGATGACGTGGTGATTTGGGGTATTGTTTCAAATCATTTGCTGAATCTAAAAAAGGAGATTGAGGAATATCTCAATGAAAAGTAA
- a CDS encoding nucleotidyltransferase domain-containing protein: protein MQLIIEKRKEDLKSICQTLKIKRLYAFGSVVSDKFNEKSDMDFLISFADNLSVEEYTNNYFSLHYKLRELFNREIDIVTERTLSNPYFIESINETKELIYEA from the coding sequence ATGCAACTAATAATTGAAAAGCGGAAAGAAGATTTAAAGAGTATATGTCAGACTCTAAAAATAAAAAGACTTTATGCCTTTGGTTCTGTTGTATCGGATAAGTTCAATGAGAAAAGTGATATGGATTTTTTAATTTCATTTGCAGATAATCTGAGCGTTGAAGAATATACAAATAACTATTTTTCACTTCATTATAAATTGAGAGAGCTTTTTAATCGGGAAATAGATATCGTTACTGAAAGAACTTTATCAAATCCATATTTCATAGAAAGTATCAACGAAACAAAAGAATTGATTTATGAAGCGTGA
- a CDS encoding AMP-binding protein — translation MINGKDNKQAFLIHDEVLTYLDLKTRIAHYAALFGSKTNNRIAIFSENRLEWVLAFYACWQTGNVPVPIDYLAGIDDVSFILNDCQPAVVFVSPDRQKVFDESLEQVKYSPEVIVFGRETFSGETNPTISTSQTDVNKTAVIIYTSGTTGSPKGVMLSFQNLIANIEGVTTKVDVLRPTDRYMMLLPLHHVFPLLGTMIIPFYSGATVAFCPSLNADDIIKTLQKHKVTVIIGVPRLYNLIRKGIVDKINQSGAARVLFSLAKKLKSKAFSRKIFKAVHQKFGGSLRVMVAGGAALDPEVAIDYHALGFEILEGYGMTEAAPMITFTRIKRFKPGSAGEVLPGGKIEIRDGEIVYSGPNVMQGYYEREGETNDILRDGWLYTGDLGRLEEDGRLFITGRKKEIIVLSNGKNINPAEIEAKIENSSPYVKEAAVCLQKENLCLVIVPDSAAMRRDGIEDEKEFLKREVLKPYNARAAQSKHIARLLVMQEELPKTRLGKIQRFKLDGYISDSVKTEKRSHEAVDSPELQAIIDFIAQQIGQEVYPDDRLADDLSLDSLSRITLIVYLENTFGLNLPEESLAKYERVRDLADHIRAYKTRHKHEIVNWTHILKEKIHFKVPKAGISFNFTNWTYRFLVKSFLRLRVKGLENIPEGPCIIAPNHQSFLDGFVVASAIQRKVMRETYFYAKEKHWKSAFRRFMARKNNVILMDINKDLKLSLQKMAEVLRTNKKLIIFPEGTRTSDGQMGDFKQTFAILACELKVPVIPVAISGSYDALPAGKSFPRLFRKVKVSFLPTVNPENLSYKEVMEKVQALVFGQLNSANA, via the coding sequence ATGATTAATGGAAAAGACAATAAGCAAGCGTTTCTGATTCACGACGAAGTGCTTACTTACCTGGATTTGAAAACCCGCATTGCGCATTATGCTGCGCTTTTTGGAAGTAAAACGAACAACCGCATTGCCATTTTTTCAGAAAACCGGCTGGAGTGGGTTCTGGCTTTTTATGCCTGCTGGCAAACTGGCAATGTACCCGTGCCCATTGATTACCTTGCAGGTATCGACGATGTGAGTTTTATCCTCAACGATTGTCAACCAGCTGTGGTATTTGTTTCACCGGATCGCCAGAAGGTGTTTGACGAAAGCCTTGAACAAGTTAAATATTCGCCCGAAGTGATCGTTTTCGGCAGAGAAACCTTTTCTGGCGAAACCAACCCGACCATTTCAACGAGCCAAACTGACGTGAATAAAACTGCAGTAATAATTTATACCAGTGGTACTACGGGAAGCCCCAAAGGGGTGATGCTTTCGTTCCAGAACCTTATTGCCAACATCGAAGGCGTTACCACCAAGGTAGATGTATTGCGGCCCACCGACCGTTACATGATGTTACTTCCTTTGCACCATGTTTTTCCTTTGCTGGGTACCATGATTATACCTTTTTACTCAGGGGCAACCGTGGCTTTCTGCCCTTCGCTCAATGCCGACGACATTATCAAAACCCTGCAGAAGCATAAGGTTACCGTCATTATCGGCGTACCACGTTTGTATAACCTCATTCGCAAAGGCATTGTCGACAAAATCAATCAAAGTGGAGCTGCCCGGGTACTTTTCAGCCTGGCAAAAAAACTTAAGTCGAAAGCATTTTCAAGAAAAATATTCAAGGCTGTTCACCAGAAATTCGGAGGATCGCTGCGCGTTATGGTTGCCGGAGGTGCTGCCCTCGACCCTGAAGTAGCCATCGATTACCACGCCCTGGGCTTTGAGATACTCGAGGGTTATGGCATGACAGAGGCCGCGCCTATGATCACCTTTACCAGAATAAAAAGATTTAAACCCGGCAGCGCCGGAGAAGTCCTGCCTGGAGGCAAAATTGAGATACGTGATGGCGAAATCGTCTATTCAGGCCCGAACGTAATGCAGGGTTATTACGAGCGCGAAGGTGAAACTAATGATATTTTAAGAGACGGATGGCTTTACACCGGAGACCTTGGTCGACTCGAGGAAGATGGAAGACTATTCATAACCGGACGAAAGAAGGAAATTATTGTGTTGTCGAACGGCAAAAACATTAATCCTGCTGAAATAGAAGCCAAAATAGAAAATTCTTCCCCCTACGTAAAAGAAGCTGCCGTTTGCCTTCAGAAAGAAAACCTGTGTCTGGTAATAGTGCCCGATTCAGCCGCGATGAGACGAGATGGAATAGAAGACGAGAAAGAGTTTTTGAAAAGAGAAGTACTCAAGCCATACAATGCACGGGCTGCCCAATCTAAGCACATTGCACGCCTTTTGGTGATGCAGGAGGAGCTACCTAAAACACGCCTGGGAAAGATTCAACGGTTTAAACTTGACGGCTATATATCTGACAGTGTAAAAACGGAAAAGCGCTCTCACGAGGCTGTCGATTCGCCGGAACTGCAAGCCATCATCGATTTTATCGCACAACAAATCGGACAGGAAGTCTATCCCGACGACCGGTTGGCAGACGACCTTTCCCTTGATTCACTTTCGCGCATCACCCTGATAGTTTACCTCGAAAACACTTTTGGTTTGAATTTACCGGAAGAAAGTCTTGCAAAATACGAACGGGTGCGTGACCTGGCAGATCACATCAGGGCATATAAAACCCGGCATAAGCACGAGATAGTGAATTGGACACATATTCTTAAAGAAAAAATTCACTTTAAAGTGCCAAAAGCGGGCATATCCTTCAACTTTACCAACTGGACATACCGTTTTCTTGTCAAATCTTTTTTAAGGCTTCGTGTGAAAGGGCTTGAGAATATTCCCGAAGGACCTTGCATCATTGCACCGAACCACCAGAGTTTTCTCGATGGATTTGTGGTAGCATCGGCTATTCAGCGCAAAGTGATGCGCGAAACCTATTTTTATGCCAAAGAGAAGCACTGGAAGTCGGCTTTTAGAAGGTTTATGGCACGTAAGAACAATGTAATACTTATGGACATCAATAAAGACCTTAAACTTTCGCTGCAAAAAATGGCCGAAGTGCTGCGCACCAATAAAAAGCTGATTATTTTCCCCGAAGGTACCCGCACCAGCGATGGTCAGATGGGAGATTTTAAACAGACATTTGCAATACTCGCCTGCGAACTGAAGGTGCCGGTAATTCCGGTAGCCATTAGCGGGTCCTACGACGCACTGCCTGCCGGCAAAAGCTTTCCGCGCTTGTTTCGAAAGGTAAAAGTAAGCTTCTTGCCAACGGTGAACCCTGAAAACCTAAGCTACAAAGAAGTGATGGAAAAAGTGCAGGCACTTGTATTTGGTCAGTTGAACAGTGCGAATGCGTAG
- a CDS encoding class I SAM-dependent methyltransferase, producing the protein MKESNHTCPVWIGRLMISPLRKFYHRPENILSEYILPGSSILEIGPGMGFFSIPMACMTGMGGKVYCVDIQQGMLEVLNHRAEKAGLNTIVQTIQSTPDSFSIEQLKEKIDFCLLFAVVHEIPQQALIFGEVYRALKPGGKVFLAEPRGHVKEKEWNNSLELAIACGFSVTTTRQVKGSYACVLMK; encoded by the coding sequence ATGAAAGAATCAAACCACACATGTCCAGTTTGGATAGGAAGGCTCATGATAAGCCCACTCCGCAAATTTTATCATCGACCTGAAAATATTTTAAGCGAATATATTTTGCCAGGATCTTCCATACTCGAAATTGGCCCGGGTATGGGGTTTTTCAGCATCCCCATGGCGTGCATGACAGGTATGGGAGGAAAAGTCTATTGTGTAGATATTCAGCAAGGAATGTTAGAAGTATTAAACCACCGCGCGGAAAAGGCCGGCCTAAACACTATTGTGCAAACCATACAGTCAACCCCGGATAGCTTTTCCATTGAACAATTAAAGGAAAAAATTGACTTTTGCCTTTTGTTTGCTGTAGTGCACGAAATTCCTCAGCAGGCTTTGATTTTTGGGGAGGTTTACCGGGCACTCAAACCAGGCGGCAAAGTTTTTCTGGCCGAACCCCGGGGCCATGTAAAGGAAAAAGAGTGGAATAACAGTCTGGAACTGGCTATTGCCTGTGGTTTTTCGGTGACAACAACCAGGCAGGTAAAGGGTAGTTATGCCTGCGTATTGATGAAATAG